The Panicum virgatum strain AP13 chromosome 5K, P.virgatum_v5, whole genome shotgun sequence genome has a window encoding:
- the LOC120706027 gene encoding protein NRT1/ PTR FAMILY 8.1-like, which translates to MGEVADMYTQDGTVDMKGNPAVKKGTGNWRACPYILANECCERLAYYGMSTNLVNYMKTRLGQGNSVAANNVTNWSGTCYITPLIGAFLADAYMGRYWTIASFMIIYIIGLTLLTMASSVKGLVPSCDGSGTCHPTESQSAAVFVALYLIALGTGGIKPCVSSFGADQFDENDERENKSKSSFFNWFYFSINIGALVASTVLVYVQTHVGWGWGFGIPAVVMAIAVVSFFVGSPLYRHQRPGGSPVTRIAQVLVASARKWSVAVPADKAQLHETLDKESGIEGSRKLEHTDQFRCLDKAAVTAADGAAAAAPSPWRLCTVTQVEELKSVVRLLPIWATGIVFATVYGQMSTMFVLQGNTLDQRMGPRFRIPSATLSMVDTISVIIWVPIYDRLIVPAARSVTGRPRGFTQLQRMGIGLVISIFSMVAAGVLDVVRLRAVARHGLYGDKDTVPISIFWQIPQYFIIGCAEVFTFVGQLEFFYDQAPDAMRSLCSALSLTTVALGNYLSTVLVTIVTRITTRHGRLGWIPDNLNRGHLDYFFWLLAVLSLLNFLVYLLIARWYKYKKTAEYLDATKGERNQDH; encoded by the exons ATGGGAGAGGTCGCAGACATGTACACCCAAGACGGGACCGTCGACATGAAGGGCAACCCGGCCGTGAAGAAGGGCACCGGCAACTGGCGCGCCTGCCCTTACATCCTCG CGAACGAGTGCTGCGAGAGGCTGGCGTACTACGGCATGAGCACCAACCTGGTGAACTACATGAAGACCCGCCTCGGCCAGGGGAACTCCGTCGCCGCCAACAACGTCACCAACTGGAGCGGAACGTGCTACATCACGCCACTCATCGGCGCATTCTTGGCTGACGCCTACATGGGGAGATACTGGACCATCGCCAGCTTCATGATCATCTACATCATT GGCCTGACGCTGCTGACGATGGCGTCGTCGGTGAAGGGGCTGGTGCCGTCGTGCGACGGCAGCGGGACGTGCCACCCGACGGAGTCGCAGTCGGCGGCGGTGTTCGTGGCGCTGTACCTGATCGCGCTGGGCACGGGCGGCATCAAGCCCTGCGTGTCGTCCTTCGGCGCCGACCAGTTCGACGAGAACGACGAGCGCGAGAACAAGAGCAAGAGCTCCTTCTTCAACTGGTTCTACTTCTCCATCAACATCGGCGCGCTGGTGGCGTCGACGGTGCTGGTGTACGTGCAGACGCACGTCGGCTGGGGCTGGGGCTTCGGCATCCCCGCCGTGGTGATGGCCATCGCTGTCGTGAGCTTCTTCGTCGGCTCGCCGCTGTACCGGCACCAGCGCCCCGGGGGCAGCCCGGTCACGCGCATCGCGCAGGTGCTCGTCGCGTCCGCGCGCAAGTGGAGCGTGGCCGTGCCCGCCGACAAGGCGCAGCTGCACGAGACGCTGGACAAGGAGTCCGGCATCGAGGGCAGCCGCAAGCTCGAGCACACGGACCAGTTCCGCTGCCTCGACAAGGCGGCCGTGACGGCcgccgacggcgcggcggcggcggcgccgagcccgTGGCGGCTGTGCACGGTGACCCAGGTGGAGGAGCTTAAGAGCGTGGTCCGGCTGCTGCCCATCTGGGCGACCGGGATCGTGTTCGCGACGGTGTACGGGCAGATGAGCACCATGTTCGTGCTGCAGGGCAACACGCTGGACCAGCGCATGGGGCCCCGGTTCCGCATCCCCTCGGCGACGCTCTCCATGGTGGACACCATCAGCGTCATCATCTGGGTGCCCATCTACGACCGCCTCATCgtgccggcggcgcgctccgTCACGGGCCGCCCGCGCGGGTTCACGCAGCTGCAGCGCATGGGCATCGGCCTCGTcatctccatcttctccatggtcGCCGCGGGCGTGCTCGACGTCGTGCGGCTGCGCGCCGTGGCGCGGCACGGGCTGTACGGCGACAAGGACACGGTGCCCATCTCCATCTTCTGGCAGATCCCGCAGTACTTCATCATCGGGTGCGCCGAGGTGTTCACCTTCGTGGGGCAGCTCGAGTTCTTCTACGACCAGGCGCCCGACGCCATGAGGAGCCTGTGCTCGGCGCTGTCGCTCACCACCGTGGCGCTGGGCAACTACCTGAGCACGGTGCTTGTGACCATCGTGACGCGCATCACCACCAGGCACGGCAGGCTCGGGTGGATCCCGGACAACCTCAACCGCGGCCACCTCGACTACTTCTTCTGGCTGCTCGCCGTGCTCAGCCTCCTCAACTTCCTCGTCTACCTGCTCATCGCCAGGTGGTACAAGTACAAGAAGACGGCGGAATACCTGGACGCCACCAAAGGGGAGCGCAACCAGGACCACTGA